The following are from one region of the Nymphaea colorata isolate Beijing-Zhang1983 chromosome 7, ASM883128v2, whole genome shotgun sequence genome:
- the LOC116257332 gene encoding L-type lectin-domain containing receptor kinase SIT2-like yields the protein MRDDPGRSGHAFYPTILQFKNSENAKTTQSFSTRFVFEIVSELQESGGHGFAFVVAPSTNFSGAIGDRYLGLFNQGNDRNQSNHIFAVEFDTVQQATLKDIDANHVGVDVNSVISNASAPAAYYTELGRKENVVLDSRTRIQAWIEYDGNEKQLNATIAPLSHPLKPNRSLISYHIDLSPVLNEHMYVGFSSGTQALASKHYILAWSFAMDGELPELDLLSLPSIPRDRTPLWKSFKLFLSVFVALGALLLLIITVIISYLIRRKRKLTSEKIEGWEMDYPHRFPYRELYRGTNCFKQELGRGGFGVVYKGVLPRSRMEVAVKRVSHDSKQGMREFVAEVSSLGRMRHRNLVQLQGWCRRGEQLLLVYEFMPNGSLDSHLFEMKRSSLGWEQRFNIVKGIASGLLYLHEEWEQVVVHRDVKASNVLLDGDLNGRLGDFGLARLYDHGTNPKTTHIVGSFGYMAPELSRTSKSTTSSDVYSYGVLLLEVACGRRPIEPERPPEEVVLVHLVRSLWKGGRILDAMDKRLGNNYVVNEAELILKLGVLCSQTAPESRPTMGQLTQLLNGEVSLQEYLRYKDLIIQEDAGRDQLMLQYPSSEKVSILSTSGNSGS from the coding sequence ATGAGGGATGATCCAGGCAGAAGCGGCCACGCATTTTACCCAACTATTCTGCAATTCAAAAACTCTGAGAATGCTAAGACAACTCAATCGTTCAGTACTCGTTTCGTGTTCGAAATCGTATCGGAGCTCCAGGAGTCAGGTGGCCATGGCTTCGCCTTCGTCGTGGCGCCCTCCACCAACTTCTCCGGAGCCATTGGAGACCGCTATCTCGGCCTCTTCAACCAGGGGAACGACAGAAACCAAAGCAATCATATATTTGCAGTTGAATTCGACACCGTTCAACAAGCAACTTTGAAGGATATAGATGCAAACCATGTGGGCGTCGACGTTAACAGTGTGATATCCAATGCCTCTGCTCCTGCTGCTTACTATACGGAGCTTGGCCGGAAAGAAAATGTGGTTCTGGACAGCCGGACGCGCATTCAAGCATGGATTGAGTACGATGGCAACGAGAAGCAGCTGAATGCCACCATAGCTCCATTGTCACACCCACTCAAACCTAACCGCTCCCTCATATCATATCACATCGATCTATCTCCTGTTTTGAACGAACATATGTATGTTGGCTTCTCTTCTGGTACGCAAGCTCTAGCAAGCAAGCACTATATCTTGGCATGGAGCTTCGCGATGGACGGAGAATTACCAGAACTGGATCTCCTAAGCCTTCCCTCTATTCCTCGGGATCGTACTCCTCTGTGGAAGTCATTTAAGTTGTTCTTGTCAGTTTTTGTAGCATTAGGGGCTCTGTTGTTGCTCATCATCACAGTTATCATTTCTTATTTGATcagaaggaagaggaagctgaCGTCTGAGAAGATAGAAGGATGGGAGATGGACTACCCACATAGGTTCCCGTACAGGGAACTCTACAGGGGAACCAACTGTTTCAAGCAGGAGTTGGGGAGAGGAGGTTTTGGCGTTGTCTACAAAGGTGTGCTGCCCAGAAGCAGAATGGAGGTTGCAGTCAAGAGAGTATCACATGATTCAAAGCAGGGGATGAGGGAGTTTGTAGCAGAAGTATCCAGCTTGGGGAGGATGAGGCACAGAAACCTGGTCCAATTGCAGGGTTGGTGTAGAAGAGGTGAACAGCTGCTCCTCGTCTATGAATTCATGCCAAACGGGAGTCTGGATAGCCATCTTTTTGAGATGAAACGGAGCAGCCTCGGTTGGGAGCAGAGATTCAATATTGTAAAGGGAATTGCTTCCGGCCTGCTGTATCTTCATGAAGAGTGGGAGCAAGTCGTCGTGCACAGAGATGTTAAAGCAAGTAATGTGTTGTTGGATGGTGATCTCAACGGCAGGTTGGGTGATTTTGGGCTCGCCAGACTCTATGATCATGGGACCAATCCCAAGACCACCCACATAGTCGGGAGTTTCGGTTACATGGCGCCGGAGCTCTCCCGCACCAGCAAGTCCACAACGAGCTCCGATGTCTACTCTTATGGTGTCCTTCTCCTGGAGGTGGCCTGTGGAAGGAGGCCCATTGAACCAGAGCGCCCCCCTGAGGAGGTTGTTCTGGTGCATTTAGTTCGTTCGCTGTGGAAGGGTGGGCGAATACTGGACGCCATGGACAAGAGGCTGGGGAATAACTACGTGGTGAATGAAGCAGAACTTATTCTGAAGCTCGGCGTGCTCTGTTCACAGACAGCACCGGAATCAAGGCCAACCATGGGGCAATTGACTCAGCTTCTTAATGGCGAGGTCTCCCTACAAGAATATCTAAGATACAAGGATTTGATTATTCAAGAAGATGCCGGCAGGGACCAACTGATGCTGCAGTATCCTTCGTCGGAGAAGGTATCAATATTATCAACCTCAGGAAACTCGGGCTCATAA
- the LOC116257354 gene encoding uncharacterized protein LOC116257354 gives MADTLSNQTSCSSPNNLKGGNDQSHGTLKITSILLNHTNYLSWAKAARLFLSGRCKVGYITGRISPPPKNDSNYEVWESENDMVMAWLMNSMEPHISSLFLYKETAKEIWDTLKEMYSEQNNLTRVYQLQLDIANLTKDSKQTSLYLNKLRSLYDELAQYRPATADADIYQKRFEEDKIFKVLVGLGPDYESLRSQILMTTPLPNFNQVCQAIQREDTRRKVMNPTSKTELYEENHEKMACLARFKSSTRKTDSQNQNDESNFQRNRSRLKCTYCKKTGHRREKCWELVGKPVREKMSPSQADLVTKDDLEKFFQKFSKTNLVSSQPVGNSTEECDIPGSGNEEGDW, from the exons ATGGCTGATACTCTCAGCAATCAAACCAGCTGCAGCAGCCCCAACAATCTGAAAGGAGGAAACGATCAAAGCCATGGGACGCTCAAGATCACCTCTATTCTCCTCAACCACACAAATTATCTCAGTTGGGCTAAAGCTGCTCGCCTCTTCCTAAGCGGACGATGTAAAGTGGGATATATCACTGGAAGAATCTCACCTCCACCAAAGAACGATTCCAACTATGAAGTTTGGGAATCTGAAAATGACATGGTAATGGCGTGGCTTATGAATTCCATGGAACCTCACATCTCCAGCCTATTTTTGTATAAGGAAACCGCAAAGGAAATATGGGATACATTGAAGGAGATGTATAGCGAGCAAAATAATCTTACTCGAGTGTATCAACTTCAGCTTGATATCGCCAACCTCACCAAAGACAGCAAGCAAACCAGTTTGTATTTAAACAAACTTCGCAGCTTATATGATGAACTTGCCCAATATAGGCCGGCTACTGCAGATGCAGACATCTATCAAAAACGTTTTGAGgaagacaaaatttttaaagtgcTTGTTGGTCTAGGACCTGATTATGAGAGTCTTCGCAGCCAGATTCTGATGACCACGCCCTTACCAAATTTTAATCAAGTATGCCAAGCGATTCAAAGAGAGGATACTAGAAGAAAGGTCATGAACCCCACATCAAAAACAGAGTTATATGAAGAGAATCATGAAAAGATGGCGTGTCTTGCTCGGTTTAAATCAAGTACTCGGAAGACTGATTCACAAAACCAGAACGATGAAAGCAACTTCCAACGAAACCGCAGTAGACTCAAGTGCACGTATTGTAAGAAAACTGGGCATCGTCGAGAAAAATGTTGGGAGCTCGTCGGCAAACCGGTAAGGGAGAAAATGTCACCTTCCCAAGCAGATCTTGTCACAAAAGATGATTtagagaaattttttcaaaaattctctaAGACAAATCTCGTTTCTTCTCAGCCTGTTGGTAATTCCACTGAAG AATGTGATATTCCAGGATCTGGTAATGAAGAAGGAGATTGGTAG